One window from the genome of Gimesia aquarii encodes:
- a CDS encoding TolC family protein, with the protein MAKLYYDFFGVLSERSRQKQVRFADFAVRLIFFACLLFSFSSCSHFEQYAEKESGIVSPQPPLAAKTTARKTKAPNDSGKLPAIELVESEWQEFDETQDTRSSESQIERVALNTPLVPPDSTKEKGTTWSSGKKSYSLTELELMASEYNPTLAQASAVVGKACGIQTQVGKRPNPIVGYFGDEIGDQGTAGRQGAFISQTFITGDKLRLNELVAEKDVQETSWQYEAQRMRVKNDVSSRYYETLGAQRRIELANELLKVAEDGLKVTQQLFKAQQASRADILQSKIQLNEVQIIQQNAVLAFEASWKRLVNIIGLPDLVQGRLTGNLEEQFSPISDWDIVYNELVSKSPELQAAYYRVQRAWSQIERQQVQAKPNLQTQVGIGHDYQTGSEIVNAQLGVFLPIFNQNEGNIAIASSDYHRALKDAERIELNLRDRLTSVYRNHQQAAQQVNRFQKEILPSAKENLELTNEGYRQGEFEFLRVLTARRTFFEATQSYVSSLIALRQAEIGISGLLLTGGLNAVPDISQGAGGTTQRGQALNGQ; encoded by the coding sequence ATGGCGAAGCTGTATTACGATTTTTTCGGTGTTTTGAGTGAAAGAAGTCGTCAGAAGCAAGTTAGATTTGCTGATTTTGCCGTTAGGCTAATTTTTTTCGCTTGTTTACTCTTCTCTTTTTCAAGTTGTTCACATTTCGAGCAATATGCTGAAAAAGAATCAGGCATCGTATCTCCCCAGCCTCCGCTCGCCGCAAAAACCACCGCAAGAAAAACAAAAGCTCCCAATGATTCTGGTAAACTGCCAGCAATTGAACTGGTGGAATCTGAATGGCAGGAATTCGACGAAACCCAGGATACACGGTCCTCAGAGTCACAAATTGAGCGAGTTGCTTTGAATACCCCTTTAGTCCCGCCTGATTCTACAAAAGAAAAAGGGACAACTTGGAGTTCGGGGAAGAAAAGTTACTCACTAACAGAGTTGGAATTGATGGCCAGCGAATATAATCCAACGTTGGCTCAGGCATCTGCTGTCGTCGGTAAAGCATGTGGTATTCAAACGCAAGTTGGTAAACGACCTAATCCAATTGTGGGATATTTTGGTGACGAAATTGGTGATCAGGGAACAGCGGGTCGACAGGGAGCTTTTATCTCCCAGACGTTCATTACAGGTGATAAACTCAGACTAAATGAACTCGTTGCAGAAAAAGACGTTCAGGAAACGTCGTGGCAGTATGAAGCTCAGCGGATGCGAGTTAAGAACGATGTCAGTTCACGCTATTACGAAACCTTAGGCGCGCAACGAAGAATTGAACTAGCGAACGAATTGCTTAAAGTCGCTGAAGACGGACTAAAAGTGACTCAGCAACTATTTAAAGCGCAACAGGCGAGTCGGGCAGATATCTTACAATCGAAAATTCAGCTCAATGAAGTGCAGATCATTCAGCAAAATGCGGTTTTGGCTTTTGAAGCATCCTGGAAACGATTGGTGAATATCATTGGACTACCTGATCTGGTGCAGGGCCGATTAACGGGAAACCTGGAAGAACAGTTTTCTCCCATTTCAGATTGGGACATTGTTTATAACGAATTAGTGAGCAAGAGTCCGGAGTTGCAAGCAGCCTACTATCGTGTTCAACGCGCGTGGTCTCAAATCGAAAGACAACAGGTACAGGCAAAACCAAACCTACAAACACAAGTGGGAATCGGACACGATTATCAAACAGGGAGTGAAATCGTAAATGCACAATTAGGCGTGTTTTTGCCGATATTTAATCAGAATGAAGGTAACATCGCAATTGCATCTTCTGACTATCATCGTGCACTAAAAGATGCAGAACGGATCGAGTTAAACTTGCGTGATCGATTGACATCGGTCTATCGAAATCATCAGCAGGCTGCCCAGCAGGTTAACCGTTTTCAGAAAGAGATCTTACCTTCCGCAAAAGAAAACCTGGAATTAACAAATGAAGGTTATCGTCAGGGAGAATTTGAATTCTTACGCGTTTTGACAGCACGTCGTACTTTTTTTGAGGCAACACAGTCATATGTCTCGTCACTCATTGCACTGCGACAGGCAGAGATAGGAATCTCCGGTCTTCTTCTCACAGGTGGACTCAATGCGGTACCTGATATAAGCCAGGGAGCAGGTGGAACAACCCAACGTGGACAGGCTTTGAATGGTCAGTAA
- a CDS encoding prepilin peptidase, translating to MQYLRLAPRFSLFLFVATTLLGLPEFTRGQTPVDAGKPVLSTKDKAPEKENEWDHLIYIPFKNIKDVFNKSEATIFMPYLEYLKLWSQSAGIGTEGGINFPVKAVVTSSSYTGTVEENVARIQCDLTIQVIGDPWVEVPLRFGKAAIGKVSSTNSKVFLRGTGNGSYALLLSEKGEHRVQIELLTRVKNSPEGHSFQFECPTVGVTTLELKIPEADQTVKITPQLVRLPIKSPQDATLVKSTLGATNQITVLWYPRESTKPEMDLLASVENSTLVSIRDGLVHTESLLKYEVLRGDMQSARIAVPLKDRILDLSSSNTKIKSWEIEKTDNKQIIAVEFLNKLQNGALIQVNTEKDIPDEPFNILGLSETATSGIHALDVIRESGQIAIVPGESMTFSVTNTEGVTRSEVASIPKSIQRPNAVYYRFFNPSAKLQISIQPLKPRIFVNQLTECFFGEDEIRVRAQLDYDIQRAGIFSFQLKVPEKLVIDSVNVAGLKEYNFDKKTRQLTVALLQKYQGKLKLQIRAHQDFNKGSQESKVNVPLPEPINVERETGQVAIYAPESMELIIRNQDVVGAQPATYSNPRITKTSLASAWDYNRRPVEIPVQIQIKPTRLVADVATSIEVKEQIAEVLSRIDYQVQYAGVDTFRFAVPEAIADLIQIRSLSPAPAPSIKQKSRAEKAVEGWVVWTVTTQRNVQGRYSLEVRYDITSGLLASAAKPDSEAENTDKEKNEASKAETGDMLLDKIALQPLKVLGLEKTNENQRSRDVPLARVYGEIAVQKSRTLSVSTSNLEEQLDPIDIRELKLLPKEGFLAFRYFSQPVSLELISTRHKIQEVVETIIMKSLVEVVVTKEGRSTYRCRYLMKSSERQQLKVALPENMEPLSITVAGQPVPLEKDEQSQSEDGWSTFFINVARDQSSDQPFLITLLFTKSVPRITESFGGNLKLPLPLFGGIDGENVVVQQLKTAIWVPDQYTLVGVADEFEPDDQVFISGIIPGRGGIQASGTDFDSWIGASGGALVDFPTEGRVFSYTRLGDSPEISVSWWKLSFSTWVLSGALIAIAFVMRKKTWENKLALLIFLIFILAIYSITDADKVLVGVYAARFGIVAMLSLWILYAFAGLRAGKKLSSGAVIQHSSNIDGSGHSAAVIPPPGIFDEFMQNQSGKK from the coding sequence ATGCAATATCTAAGATTGGCACCTCGTTTTTCCCTTTTTTTGTTTGTAGCAACTACCTTACTTGGACTACCTGAATTCACGCGTGGTCAGACACCAGTTGATGCTGGTAAGCCTGTTCTCAGTACGAAAGACAAAGCACCCGAAAAGGAAAATGAATGGGACCATCTGATATATATCCCCTTTAAAAACATTAAGGACGTTTTCAACAAGTCAGAAGCGACCATTTTTATGCCGTATTTGGAGTATTTAAAACTCTGGTCCCAGTCAGCAGGCATCGGCACTGAAGGTGGTATCAACTTTCCTGTCAAAGCGGTCGTAACAAGTTCTTCTTACACTGGCACGGTTGAAGAAAACGTAGCGCGTATTCAATGTGATTTAACGATTCAAGTGATAGGGGATCCTTGGGTAGAAGTTCCATTACGTTTTGGAAAAGCTGCAATTGGAAAGGTCAGCTCTACGAATTCGAAAGTTTTTTTGCGGGGCACTGGAAATGGAAGTTATGCACTATTGCTCTCTGAAAAAGGAGAGCATCGGGTGCAGATTGAACTATTAACGCGTGTAAAAAATTCGCCCGAAGGACACAGTTTTCAGTTTGAGTGTCCAACGGTTGGGGTTACAACCTTGGAACTAAAGATTCCTGAAGCAGATCAAACTGTGAAGATTACCCCCCAACTGGTGCGGCTGCCAATTAAGTCACCTCAAGATGCCACTTTGGTTAAGTCGACATTGGGAGCAACCAATCAGATTACAGTGCTCTGGTATCCTCGTGAAAGCACAAAGCCAGAAATGGACTTGCTGGCTAGTGTCGAGAATTCTACATTGGTTTCAATTCGAGATGGTTTAGTCCATACAGAATCATTATTAAAATATGAGGTCCTCAGAGGGGATATGCAAAGTGCACGGATTGCAGTTCCTCTCAAAGATCGTATTTTGGATCTTTCTTCCTCCAACACCAAAATTAAAAGCTGGGAAATAGAGAAAACAGATAACAAACAAATCATTGCAGTTGAATTCCTCAATAAGTTGCAAAATGGTGCGCTGATTCAAGTGAATACGGAAAAAGATATTCCAGATGAGCCATTTAACATTCTCGGCTTATCGGAGACAGCAACGAGTGGAATTCATGCACTCGATGTTATCAGAGAGAGCGGCCAGATTGCTATTGTCCCCGGAGAAAGTATGACGTTTTCTGTTACTAATACAGAAGGTGTCACTCGCAGTGAAGTTGCAAGTATTCCCAAGAGTATTCAAAGACCCAACGCCGTTTATTATCGTTTTTTCAATCCCTCAGCAAAACTGCAGATCAGTATACAGCCACTCAAACCTCGTATTTTTGTAAATCAGTTGACCGAGTGTTTTTTCGGTGAAGATGAAATTCGAGTGCGAGCACAACTAGACTATGACATTCAACGAGCGGGTATTTTTTCGTTTCAGTTAAAAGTTCCAGAAAAATTGGTCATTGATTCTGTAAATGTGGCTGGCCTGAAAGAATATAATTTTGATAAGAAAACGCGGCAGTTAACGGTTGCCTTGCTGCAAAAATATCAGGGGAAATTGAAACTACAGATTCGTGCGCATCAGGATTTCAATAAAGGATCGCAAGAATCAAAAGTCAATGTTCCATTACCGGAGCCAATCAACGTTGAGCGGGAGACAGGTCAAGTTGCCATTTATGCTCCCGAGTCAATGGAGTTGATTATTAGAAATCAGGATGTCGTTGGTGCGCAGCCTGCCACGTATTCGAACCCAAGAATTACCAAGACTTCATTAGCTTCTGCTTGGGATTATAATCGTCGTCCAGTTGAGATTCCGGTTCAGATTCAAATTAAGCCAACACGACTGGTCGCAGATGTTGCAACCAGTATCGAAGTCAAAGAACAAATTGCCGAAGTACTCAGCAGAATTGATTATCAGGTTCAATATGCCGGAGTGGATACTTTTCGTTTCGCTGTTCCTGAAGCAATTGCTGATCTGATCCAGATTCGATCTTTATCACCGGCTCCAGCACCATCCATCAAGCAGAAAAGTCGTGCTGAAAAAGCGGTTGAAGGTTGGGTTGTCTGGACTGTAACAACGCAGAGAAATGTCCAAGGCCGTTATTCACTCGAAGTACGTTATGACATTACATCAGGTTTGTTAGCATCTGCGGCAAAGCCAGATTCTGAAGCAGAGAATACAGACAAAGAAAAGAATGAAGCATCAAAAGCGGAAACAGGAGATATGTTGCTGGATAAGATCGCTTTACAACCATTGAAAGTATTAGGGTTAGAAAAAACGAATGAGAATCAGCGTTCGCGCGATGTTCCTCTGGCAAGGGTTTACGGTGAAATTGCAGTTCAGAAGTCGAGAACGCTTTCTGTTTCGACTTCAAATCTGGAAGAGCAACTGGATCCAATTGACATCCGCGAATTGAAATTATTACCGAAGGAAGGTTTTTTAGCGTTTCGTTATTTTAGTCAACCGGTAAGTCTGGAACTCATATCTACGAGACACAAAATTCAGGAAGTCGTAGAAACGATTATTATGAAATCTCTGGTTGAGGTTGTTGTGACTAAAGAAGGGCGTTCAACTTATCGTTGTCGTTATTTGATGAAATCAAGTGAAAGACAGCAATTAAAAGTGGCTTTGCCAGAAAATATGGAACCGTTAAGTATTACTGTAGCCGGTCAACCAGTTCCTTTGGAAAAAGATGAGCAAAGTCAAAGTGAAGATGGTTGGTCAACGTTTTTTATTAACGTTGCCCGAGACCAGTCTTCAGATCAACCTTTTTTGATCACCTTATTATTTACAAAATCTGTTCCCAGGATTACAGAATCATTTGGTGGTAATTTAAAATTGCCCTTGCCACTTTTTGGTGGAATCGATGGTGAAAATGTTGTCGTTCAGCAATTGAAAACAGCAATTTGGGTACCTGATCAGTATACCTTGGTTGGTGTGGCTGATGAATTTGAGCCCGATGACCAGGTTTTTATATCTGGAATCATTCCTGGGAGAGGGGGGATTCAGGCATCAGGAACCGATTTTGATTCTTGGATTGGGGCTTCCGGAGGAGCCTTGGTGGATTTTCCCACTGAAGGCCGTGTGTTTTCTTATACGCGATTGGGAGACAGTCCTGAAATCAGTGTTTCCTGGTGGAAGCTTTCCTTTTCTACCTGGGTCTTGAGTGGTGCCCTAATTGCGATTGCCTTCGTCATGCGAAAAAAGACTTGGGAAAATAAGCTCGCTCTGTTGATCTTTTTAATATTTATACTTGCGATTTACTCAATAACTGATGCAGACAAAGTGCTGGTTGGTGTTTATGCCGCGCGTTTTGGAATTGTCGCAATGCTTAGCCTCTGGATTTTGTATGCTTTCGCAGGATTGCGGGCTGGAAAGAAACTTTCGTCAGGTGCAGTAATCCAACATAGTTCCAATATAGATGGCAGTGGTCATTCAGCCGCTGTGATTCCACCTCCGGGTATATTTGATGAATTTATGCAAAATCAATCTGGTAAAAAATAG
- a CDS encoding metal-dependent hydrolase, with protein MGTKVIWLGHATYQIETAGKTILLDPFLTGNPSATISADSLSAEAIIVSHGHGDHVGDTVEIAKRTSALVIANFEIAEWMQKQGVENVHPQHIGGAHQYDFGTIKLTIAHHGSMLPDGSNGGSPCGVLLKLAEGTIYFAADTGLFYDMTLIGEEGVDLAILPIGDNFTMGPEDSVKATKFIAPKRVTPMHYNTWPLIEQDAVAWAEQIKAQTTAEPVVLEPGESFEL; from the coding sequence ATGGGAACCAAAGTCATCTGGCTGGGACATGCCACTTATCAAATTGAAACTGCTGGTAAAACGATTTTGCTGGACCCCTTTCTGACCGGCAATCCAAGCGCCACGATCTCAGCAGATAGCTTATCAGCAGAGGCCATTATTGTAAGCCACGGCCACGGCGATCATGTTGGTGATACTGTCGAGATTGCGAAGCGGACAAGTGCTCTTGTGATTGCTAACTTTGAAATCGCAGAGTGGATGCAAAAACAAGGTGTGGAAAATGTGCATCCCCAGCATATTGGTGGAGCGCATCAATACGATTTTGGAACGATTAAACTTACGATTGCACACCACGGCTCCATGTTACCGGATGGGAGTAATGGTGGCAGCCCTTGCGGAGTTTTATTGAAATTAGCAGAGGGGACAATTTACTTCGCTGCTGACACTGGCTTATTTTATGATATGACTTTGATTGGTGAGGAAGGTGTAGATCTGGCGATCTTACCCATAGGTGATAATTTTACAATGGGACCGGAGGACTCAGTAAAGGCAACCAAATTCATTGCCCCAAAACGAGTGACACCAATGCATTATAACACGTGGCCACTCATTGAACAGGATGCAGTGGCATGGGCCGAGCAGATAAAAGCGCAGACAACAGCAGAACCGGTTGTATTAGAGCCGGGGGAATCTTTCGAATTATGA
- a CDS encoding Rieske (2Fe-2S) protein, whose product MTTYYSIAKIKDIPEGEGRAFHLEGQMIAVFLKEGNYTAINDFCPHQGAPLSTGYVDEEGAVTCPWHAWRFCIKDGTWLDNPKSKLQVPTYPVRIEGDEIQVGLELPPEEAEAQ is encoded by the coding sequence GTGACCACATATTATTCGATTGCCAAAATCAAAGATATTCCTGAAGGTGAAGGCCGCGCCTTTCACTTGGAAGGACAGATGATTGCTGTTTTCCTAAAAGAAGGGAACTACACTGCTATAAATGACTTTTGTCCTCACCAGGGAGCCCCACTTTCTACAGGGTACGTCGACGAAGAGGGAGCCGTAACTTGTCCCTGGCATGCATGGCGATTTTGTATCAAAGACGGAACGTGGCTTGATAATCCTAAATCCAAGCTTCAAGTTCCCACATATCCTGTTCGTATTGAAGGAGATGAAATACAAGTGGGACTAGAGCTTCCTCCAGAAGAGGCTGAAGCTCAGTGA
- a CDS encoding DUF4350 domain-containing protein — protein MKQPSRKKRERRNVGWIWLLFLCTLLSLHFWFPEFGTGAMDDTYSSSGSGKKAFFLLLEYETNYTERNRVPLSMLNQSLDYNDTLCILGPARYPSPLEWSILLDWVNEGGRLIISASDKHPEFEINPLEISVSYLDETERENIPLDYVEKQKNKESRITFSFDDKHSLLAGKATTVFPDAKSIIWETNAQVNSKSGQTLISLGETKQAVRLKHGFGDIVVAASSDIFSNQSMIDGGSVAAFRLIESAGMLDYVVVDESLNASGTSKVVALLINPTFRPLTIQILIALLLYGWWHSIRFGPFLSSHILARHNIVSHTDNVGNLHFKNGNAHALFRAYVKQLFTELHLRHFRGEEHRVIDPIARRLKQDPQKVKALLMKAAKLSNSKSITRHQMGSLIRKLSKIRQAAQPGR, from the coding sequence ATGAAGCAGCCTTCCAGAAAAAAGCGTGAACGCAGGAACGTCGGCTGGATCTGGCTGCTCTTCCTTTGCACCCTACTTAGTCTCCATTTCTGGTTTCCGGAATTCGGCACAGGAGCAATGGATGATACATATAGTTCATCAGGCAGTGGGAAAAAAGCGTTTTTTCTGTTGTTGGAATACGAAACCAACTATACGGAACGCAATCGTGTTCCATTATCAATGCTGAATCAGTCTCTGGATTATAATGACACGCTCTGCATTTTGGGGCCAGCCAGATATCCCAGTCCTTTAGAATGGTCTATCTTACTTGACTGGGTCAATGAAGGAGGGCGGCTAATCATCTCAGCAAGTGATAAACACCCAGAGTTTGAAATCAATCCATTGGAAATCAGTGTAAGTTATCTTGATGAAACAGAACGCGAAAATATTCCTTTAGATTATGTTGAAAAACAGAAGAATAAGGAAAGCCGAATTACTTTCTCTTTCGATGACAAGCATAGTCTTCTGGCTGGTAAAGCAACTACGGTATTTCCCGATGCGAAATCGATTATCTGGGAAACGAATGCCCAAGTGAATTCTAAATCAGGCCAGACACTGATTTCATTAGGAGAGACCAAACAAGCAGTTCGACTGAAACACGGGTTTGGCGACATCGTTGTAGCTGCGTCCTCAGATATTTTTTCCAATCAGTCTATGATTGATGGCGGAAGCGTTGCTGCCTTTCGACTGATCGAATCAGCGGGGATGCTTGATTATGTAGTCGTCGATGAATCTCTGAATGCTTCAGGAACTTCAAAAGTCGTGGCTTTATTGATCAATCCTACTTTTCGACCTTTAACTATACAAATATTGATAGCACTGCTGCTGTATGGATGGTGGCACAGTATCCGTTTTGGTCCTTTTCTTTCATCTCACATTCTTGCACGACATAACATTGTCTCGCATACTGATAATGTAGGAAATTTACACTTTAAAAATGGTAACGCACATGCATTATTTCGTGCGTATGTCAAGCAACTCTTTACGGAGCTACATCTCAGGCACTTTCGCGGAGAAGAGCACCGCGTGATTGATCCAATCGCAAGACGTCTCAAACAAGATCCGCAAAAAGTCAAAGCCTTGTTAATGAAAGCTGCTAAACTTTCGAATTCAAAATCTATCACACGTCACCAAATGGGTAGCCTGATCCGTAAACTATCGAAAATTCGCCAAGCGGCCCAGCCTGGACGTTGA
- a CDS encoding DUF4129 domain-containing protein, with product MIYYLPWNYEPVRSFVLSFVLITCFLLDATTIFSQTIENDYSKALSPDRTIIEQDTRQILSRPEFRHLTQQRETASDLPFDWEEFLKESQEQEANAAEPFFFAFGGLFLLILSYAFIFSICCLILYLLYRSFKGIDYARKKSDEPKRAQLQGEMIIEQIVSPAENEASIYLQRAKKFAKSGDYHNAIVQLLYGSMSFIERSGWIRFRKGLTYRDYLRAARPHGLPGDSFRKIIRTYEPLGFGRREATKEHFESTLNSYEAAFQKKA from the coding sequence ATGATTTATTACCTCCCGTGGAATTATGAACCAGTAAGGAGTTTTGTATTAAGTTTTGTTTTAATAACTTGCTTTCTATTAGATGCAACCACAATATTTTCTCAGACGATTGAGAACGACTATTCCAAAGCTTTATCGCCTGACCGAACAATCATCGAACAAGATACGAGACAAATCCTCAGTCGGCCCGAATTTCGCCATCTAACCCAACAACGTGAAACAGCTTCTGATTTACCCTTTGATTGGGAAGAATTTTTAAAAGAGTCCCAGGAACAAGAAGCTAATGCGGCCGAACCCTTCTTCTTTGCCTTCGGAGGACTATTTCTATTGATTCTATCTTATGCGTTTATCTTTTCTATCTGCTGTTTGATTTTGTATTTGCTCTATCGATCCTTTAAAGGAATCGATTACGCACGAAAAAAGAGTGATGAGCCAAAAAGAGCACAATTACAAGGTGAAATGATTATAGAACAGATTGTTTCGCCTGCAGAAAATGAAGCGTCCATCTATCTACAACGAGCAAAAAAATTCGCCAAATCCGGTGATTACCACAATGCCATCGTACAATTGTTATACGGCTCAATGAGTTTCATTGAACGATCAGGGTGGATTCGTTTCCGTAAAGGATTGACTTATCGAGATTACCTTCGAGCGGCGCGACCTCACGGCTTACCCGGTGATTCATTTCGCAAAATAATTCGTACATATGAGCCTTTAGGGTTTGGGCGACGAGAAGCCACCAAAGAACATTTTGAAAGTACTTTAAACAGTTATGAAGCAGCCTTCCAGAAAAAAGCGTGA
- a CDS encoding stage II sporulation protein M — protein MDKHKFIQQRQPHWKQFEEFLMSIRRESFTKLPAEEISKYSQLLREVSNDLATIRSRGWGHDLTSYLNDLVARGHNLFYGAPPANLAGVFHYLAVGFPRLFRANIGYFLTACLLFFLPLGISWYVVQNNPSLATRIIPEEMMANFDLMYGEESPLNNEEEKTTDRTDEKDSFLSEESTFGDQRASMAGFYINHNVGIALQCFALGILLGVGTIYTLLFNGIFLGAVSGYIVSQGNGERFLSFVISHGSFELTAIAVAGGAGLILGDALIHPGQRTRFQSLQVRGLEAVQIAGGAAVMLVVAALIEAFWSPSGISNLVKYVVGSGLWIIVFIYLGFAGRQADITPLPVKKRERSKSSEVGFNRGPHS, from the coding sequence TTGGATAAACACAAATTTATTCAACAGCGCCAACCACATTGGAAACAATTTGAAGAATTTCTGATGAGTATACGGAGGGAATCGTTTACCAAACTACCTGCAGAAGAAATTTCGAAATATTCTCAACTGTTACGAGAAGTCTCCAATGACTTGGCCACGATTCGTTCTCGTGGCTGGGGACATGATTTAACTTCCTACTTGAACGATCTGGTAGCCCGTGGACATAACCTGTTTTATGGTGCACCACCTGCAAATTTAGCAGGTGTATTCCATTATCTCGCTGTTGGTTTTCCTCGCCTCTTTCGAGCCAATATTGGTTACTTTCTTACTGCATGCCTCTTGTTTTTTTTACCCCTCGGTATCAGTTGGTATGTTGTGCAGAATAATCCCAGCCTGGCAACTCGCATCATTCCAGAAGAGATGATGGCTAACTTCGATCTGATGTATGGTGAAGAGAGTCCCTTAAATAATGAAGAGGAAAAAACAACAGATAGAACAGATGAGAAAGACAGTTTTCTATCTGAGGAATCCACATTCGGAGATCAAAGGGCATCGATGGCGGGGTTTTATATTAATCATAATGTAGGAATTGCGCTACAGTGTTTTGCACTGGGGATTCTACTGGGAGTTGGGACGATCTACACCTTGTTATTCAATGGCATCTTTCTGGGAGCTGTTTCAGGTTATATTGTCAGCCAGGGAAATGGAGAGCGATTTTTGAGTTTCGTCATCTCACATGGCTCATTTGAATTGACGGCGATAGCCGTTGCCGGAGGAGCGGGATTGATTTTGGGTGACGCCCTCATTCATCCTGGTCAAAGAACGCGTTTTCAGTCATTACAAGTCCGTGGACTCGAGGCGGTTCAAATCGCAGGAGGAGCTGCCGTCATGCTGGTTGTGGCTGCCTTGATTGAAGCGTTCTGGTCTCCTTCTGGAATATCTAACCTTGTCAAATATGTAGTTGGTAGCGGCCTTTGGATAATTGTTTTCATTTACCTGGGATTTGCAGGACGACAGGCAGATATAACTCCATTACCAGTTAAAAAAAGGGAACGAAGTAAATCCAGTGAAGTTGGTTTCAACAGGGGACCGCATTCATGA
- a CDS encoding RDD family protein, with protein MISTITSDETVPTSANFPQQNFTAQREVLSLEMKIETPENVVLTYQLAGPAQRYIAYMIDLAIRLAILFGAMMVINMIGIVLPGTAIGIFLVIMFLNTWGYYTISEGFFKGQSIGKHICGLRVIRDGGYPITFWPALLRNLARSADAIIFYGIGITSMLLTRRFQRLGDLVAGTVVIQERSLKLPRKPVILKKIQPLNKNDIGSFVPRDEVLSLIDEFMGRRHVLTYERGHALAGILAKSLAERLKYSGDSQKVEQYPMAFLASVYQTFSLSNHQEEDEFTVSNQSRIRNREVSLG; from the coding sequence ATGATTTCTACAATAACCAGCGACGAAACGGTCCCCACTTCAGCTAATTTTCCTCAGCAGAATTTTACAGCTCAGCGTGAAGTTCTCAGCTTGGAAATGAAAATTGAAACACCTGAGAATGTTGTTCTGACATATCAACTTGCTGGTCCTGCTCAACGATACATCGCCTATATGATCGATCTGGCAATTCGCTTAGCAATTTTGTTCGGAGCGATGATGGTTATAAACATGATTGGCATAGTGTTACCGGGGACAGCCATTGGGATCTTCCTGGTTATCATGTTTTTAAATACCTGGGGCTACTACACTATTTCGGAAGGCTTCTTCAAAGGACAATCTATTGGTAAGCATATTTGTGGTTTACGTGTAATTCGCGATGGTGGATATCCTATAACTTTCTGGCCGGCATTGTTGCGCAACCTCGCGCGTAGTGCAGACGCAATTATTTTCTATGGTATCGGCATCACATCCATGCTGCTGACAAGACGCTTTCAAAGACTTGGTGACCTTGTAGCGGGAACTGTAGTGATCCAGGAACGTTCGTTGAAGCTGCCTAGAAAGCCAGTGATACTCAAGAAAATTCAACCACTGAATAAAAATGACATCGGTAGTTTTGTACCACGGGATGAAGTCCTCTCCCTCATTGATGAATTTATGGGACGCCGACATGTGCTCACTTACGAACGTGGGCACGCATTGGCCGGTATTTTAGCTAAAAGTTTGGCAGAACGATTAAAATATTCTGGCGATTCTCAAAAAGTGGAACAATACCCCATGGCATTTCTTGCTTCAGTTTATCAAACATTTAGTCTTTCCAATCATCAGGAAGAAGATGAATTCACGGTTTCTAACCAAAGTCGAATTCGAAATAGGGAGGTGAGTCTTGGATAA